In one Massilia endophytica genomic region, the following are encoded:
- a CDS encoding nuclear transport factor 2 family protein, with protein sequence MKKIFSALLLAPLLACASPQDDLLKRDALWNEYRLKSDARSLAPLLADDWMLTHSDGKVQYKKDYLEQLGTGNRVNTSITNEDVRVRMYGGTAVVTGASTQSGVGDGKPFSGSFRFTRVWILRDGAWVMTASHSSRLP encoded by the coding sequence ATGAAGAAGATTTTTTCCGCGCTGCTGCTGGCGCCATTGCTCGCCTGCGCCTCGCCGCAGGACGACCTGCTGAAGCGCGACGCGCTGTGGAACGAATACCGCCTGAAGAGCGACGCGCGTTCGCTGGCGCCGCTGCTCGCCGACGACTGGATGCTCACGCACTCGGACGGCAAGGTGCAGTACAAGAAGGACTACCTGGAGCAGCTGGGAACGGGCAACCGCGTCAACACCTCCATCACCAACGAAGATGTACGGGTACGCATGTACGGCGGCACGGCGGTGGTGACGGGCGCCAGCACGCAATCGGGCGTGGGCGACGGCAAACCCTTCAGCGGCAGCTTCCGCTTCACCCGCGTATGGATTCTGCGTGACGGCGCCTGGGTGATGACGGCCTCACACTCCTCCCGGCTCCCATGA
- a CDS encoding response regulator → MNTDKTSACRVLLAEDTEMNRTLVRILLTRLGCKVDEVVNGKQAVDALEHQRYDLVLMDCNMPVMDGFEATRLLRQREAERGLPRVPVIALTASAFAGDRERCLSGGMDDFMNKPLQVEEFMEMVQRYLHRPD, encoded by the coding sequence GTGAACACTGACAAAACCTCCGCCTGCCGCGTGCTCCTTGCCGAGGACACCGAAATGAACCGCACCCTGGTGCGCATTCTGCTCACGCGCCTGGGCTGCAAGGTGGATGAAGTGGTGAACGGCAAGCAGGCCGTGGATGCGCTGGAGCACCAGCGCTACGACCTCGTGCTCATGGACTGCAATATGCCCGTGATGGACGGTTTCGAAGCCACCCGCCTGCTGCGCCAGCGCGAAGCGGAGCGCGGCCTGCCGCGGGTGCCCGTGATCGCGCTCACGGCCAGCGCCTTTGCGGGCGATCGCGAGCGCTGCCTCAGCGGCGGCATGGACGACTTCATGAACAAGCCGCTCCAGGTCGAGGAATTCATGGAGATGGTGCAACGCTATCTCCATCGCCCGGACTGA
- a CDS encoding NUDIX domain-containing protein — protein MTQQKAPIDVAVGILMKPNGDVLLGQRPEGKPYAGYWEFPGGKVDPGETIFEALQREFMEELGIEVLSAEEWCGVEHVYEHAHVRLHFFISREWRGEPQSLEGQAFAWQGEVAVEPLLPATIPLLQWIR, from the coding sequence ATGACGCAACAGAAAGCGCCGATCGATGTGGCGGTCGGCATCCTCATGAAGCCCAATGGCGATGTGCTCCTGGGCCAGCGGCCGGAAGGCAAGCCTTATGCGGGCTACTGGGAATTCCCGGGCGGTAAAGTCGATCCGGGCGAGACCATCTTCGAAGCGCTCCAGCGCGAGTTCATGGAGGAGCTGGGGATCGAGGTGCTGAGCGCCGAGGAGTGGTGCGGCGTGGAGCATGTGTACGAGCATGCGCACGTGCGGCTGCATTTCTTCATCAGCCGCGAATGGCGCGGCGAGCCGCAGAGCCTCGAGGGGCAGGCCTTCGCGTGGCAGGGCGAGGTGGCGGTGGAGCCGCTGCTGCCTGCCACGATTCCGCTGCTGCAGTGGATTCGCTAG
- the secA gene encoding preprotein translocase subunit SecA: MSLLTQIFGSRNQRLLKQYQKTVKAINALEPEFEKLSDAELQAKTPEFKERIAKGETLDDLLPEAFAVCREASKRVFKMRHFDVQLIGGMVLHYGKIAEMGTGEGKTLTATLPAYLNALSGKGVHIVTVNDYLAQRDAENMGRLYRWLGLTTGINLSQMEHSAKQEAYGSDITYGTNNEFGFDYLRDNMVFEARDRVQRGLNFGIVDEVDSILIDEARTPLIISGQAENHTDLYHKMNEVPPQLIQQVGEETPDGKGKIEVPGDYTKDEKSHQVLLTEAGHEKAEAILTKMGLLPEGASLYDSANITLVHHLYAALRAFALYHKDQHYVVQNGEVIIVDEFTGRLMTGRRWSDGLHQAVEAKEGVKIQNENQTLASITFQNYFRMYGKLAGMTGTADTEAYEFQEIYGLETVVIPPNRPSQRKDRQDQVYKSAQEKYGAMLNDIRDCYERGQPVLVGTTSIENSELLSGILTKAKLPHNVLNAKQHAREAEIIAQAGSPKAITIATNMAGRGTDIVLGGNVEKQIQFIEANAELSDADKAAQSKALSDGWQALHEQVVAAGGLHIIGTERHESRRVDNQLRGRSGRQGDPGSSRFYLSLDDPLLRIFAGDRVRAIMERLKMPEGEPIEAGIVTRSIESAQRKVEARNFDIRKQLLEYDDVANDQRKVIYQQRNELLEATDVSEMIQNLRHGVFTDVVRQYVPEESVEEQWDVSTLQTVLASEWQIDLPLVEMLEKESNLTDEDLLERVLAAADAQYQSKIDIVGKEAFGGFERSVMLQSVDSHWREHLAALDHLRQGIHLRGYAQKNPKQEYKREAFELFGQMLDMIKNDVIRMVMTVRIQSREEVEAAEAALAASHVENVHYQHADFNPNAAPEELLAPVAMPPGQSDAVVQMGVKVGRNDPCPCGSGKKFKACHGKLA, from the coding sequence ATGTCCTTACTGACCCAGATTTTCGGCAGCCGCAACCAGCGCCTGCTCAAGCAATACCAAAAAACGGTAAAAGCGATCAACGCACTCGAGCCTGAATTCGAAAAGCTGTCGGATGCGGAGCTGCAGGCCAAGACGCCTGAGTTCAAGGAACGTATCGCCAAGGGCGAAACGCTGGACGACCTGCTGCCGGAAGCCTTTGCCGTCTGCCGCGAAGCCTCGAAGCGCGTGTTCAAGATGCGCCACTTCGACGTGCAGCTCATCGGTGGCATGGTATTGCACTACGGCAAGATCGCCGAGATGGGCACGGGCGAGGGCAAGACGCTGACCGCAACCCTGCCCGCCTACCTGAACGCACTGTCCGGCAAGGGCGTGCACATCGTGACCGTCAACGACTACCTGGCACAGCGCGACGCCGAAAACATGGGCCGCCTGTACCGCTGGCTGGGCCTCACCACCGGCATCAACCTGTCGCAGATGGAGCACTCGGCCAAGCAGGAAGCCTACGGTTCGGATATCACCTACGGCACCAACAACGAATTCGGTTTCGACTACCTGCGCGACAACATGGTGTTTGAAGCGCGCGACCGCGTGCAGCGCGGCCTGAACTTCGGCATCGTCGACGAGGTGGACTCCATCCTGATCGACGAAGCCCGTACCCCGCTGATCATCTCCGGCCAGGCCGAGAACCACACGGACCTGTACCACAAGATGAACGAAGTGCCGCCCCAGCTGATCCAGCAGGTGGGCGAAGAAACCCCGGACGGCAAGGGCAAGATCGAAGTGCCGGGCGACTACACCAAGGACGAGAAATCGCACCAGGTGCTGCTCACCGAAGCGGGCCACGAGAAGGCCGAAGCCATCCTCACCAAAATGGGCCTGCTGCCGGAAGGCGCGTCCCTGTACGATTCCGCCAACATCACCCTGGTGCACCACCTGTATGCGGCACTGCGCGCCTTCGCGCTGTACCACAAGGACCAGCACTACGTGGTGCAGAACGGTGAAGTGATCATCGTCGACGAATTCACCGGCCGCCTGATGACGGGCCGCCGCTGGTCCGACGGCCTGCACCAGGCCGTGGAAGCCAAGGAAGGCGTCAAGATCCAGAACGAGAACCAGACCCTGGCCTCGATCACCTTCCAGAACTACTTCCGCATGTATGGCAAGCTGGCGGGCATGACCGGCACCGCCGATACCGAAGCCTACGAATTCCAGGAGATCTACGGCCTGGAGACCGTGGTGATTCCGCCGAACCGCCCGTCCCAGCGCAAGGACCGCCAGGACCAGGTGTACAAATCGGCGCAGGAAAAGTACGGCGCCATGCTGAACGACATCCGCGACTGCTACGAGCGCGGCCAGCCGGTGCTGGTGGGTACCACCTCCATCGAGAACTCCGAACTTCTGTCGGGCATCCTCACGAAGGCCAAGCTGCCGCACAACGTGCTGAATGCAAAACAGCACGCACGTGAAGCGGAGATCATTGCGCAGGCGGGTTCGCCGAAGGCCATCACCATCGCCACCAACATGGCGGGCCGCGGCACCGACATCGTTTTGGGCGGCAACGTCGAGAAGCAGATCCAGTTCATCGAAGCCAATGCGGAGCTGAGCGACGCCGACAAGGCGGCCCAATCCAAGGCCCTGAGCGACGGCTGGCAGGCGCTGCACGAGCAGGTGGTGGCGGCCGGCGGCCTGCACATCATCGGCACCGAGCGCCACGAATCCCGCCGCGTGGACAACCAGCTGCGCGGCCGTTCCGGCCGCCAGGGCGACCCGGGCTCCTCGCGCTTCTACCTCTCGCTGGACGATCCATTGCTGCGCATCTTCGCGGGCGACCGCGTGCGCGCCATCATGGAGCGCCTGAAGATGCCGGAAGGCGAACCGATCGAAGCGGGCATCGTCACCCGCTCCATCGAATCGGCCCAGCGCAAGGTCGAAGCGCGCAACTTCGACATCCGCAAGCAGCTGCTCGAATACGACGACGTCGCCAACGACCAGCGCAAGGTGATCTACCAGCAGCGTAACGAGCTGCTGGAAGCGACCGACGTTTCCGAGATGATCCAGAACCTGCGCCACGGCGTATTCACCGATGTGGTGCGCCAGTACGTGCCGGAAGAGTCGGTGGAAGAGCAGTGGGACGTGAGCACGCTGCAAACCGTGCTGGCCAGCGAATGGCAGATCGACCTGCCGCTGGTGGAAATGCTGGAAAAGGAATCCAACCTCACCGACGAAGACCTGCTGGAGCGCGTGCTGGCTGCGGCCGATGCGCAATACCAGTCCAAGATCGACATCGTGGGCAAGGAAGCCTTTGGCGGCTTCGAACGCAGCGTGATGCTGCAAAGCGTGGACAGCCACTGGCGCGAACACCTCGCGGCGCTGGACCACCTGCGCCAGGGCATCCACCTGCGCGGCTACGCGCAGAAGAATCCGAAGCAGGAATACAAGCGCGAAGCCTTCGAACTGTTCGGCCAGATGCTGGACATGATCAAGAACGACGTGATCCGCATGGTGATGACGGTACGCATCCAGTCGCGCGAAGAAGTCGAAGCGGCGGAAGCGGCGCTGGCGGCATCGCACGTGGAGAACGTGCACTACCAGCACGCCGACTTCAACCCGAACGCCGCGCCGGAAGAACTGCTGGCGCCGGTCGCCATGCCGCCGGGCCAGTCCGACGCGGTGGTGCAGATGGGCGTCAAGGTCGGCCGCAACGACCCCTGCCCCTGCGGCAGCGGCAAGAAGTTCAAAGCCTGCCACGGCAAGCTCGCCTGA
- the zapD gene encoding cell division protein ZapD, whose amino-acid sequence MIVYEYPFNERIRTLLRLEDLYEKFKFFVHQEHPMQHHVALATIFDMLEVAGRADLKSDLLQELERQRQTLLGYRSNPAVQSEMLDAVLGEVDSVSSALVAAQGKTGQNVRDNEWLMSIRGRTIIPGGACEFDLPSYHAWQQRPAEQRFADIMNWFTPLSPLFDALRLVLRLLRDSGAPKKMIASAGSYQQMLQGKVYQMLRLTVDETLGAIPEISANKYMLWVRFTSQAADLKPKPLEEDVPFELTLCNF is encoded by the coding sequence TTGATCGTCTACGAATATCCATTCAACGAGCGGATTCGCACGTTGTTGCGGTTGGAAGACCTGTACGAGAAATTCAAGTTTTTTGTGCATCAGGAACACCCGATGCAGCACCATGTGGCCCTCGCCACCATTTTCGACATGCTGGAAGTGGCCGGCCGCGCCGACCTGAAGTCCGACCTGCTACAGGAACTCGAACGCCAGCGCCAGACCCTGCTGGGCTACCGCTCCAATCCCGCCGTGCAATCCGAAATGCTGGACGCCGTGCTGGGCGAGGTGGACAGCGTATCCAGCGCCCTCGTCGCCGCCCAGGGCAAGACGGGCCAGAACGTGCGCGACAACGAATGGCTGATGAGCATCCGCGGCCGCACCATCATCCCCGGCGGCGCCTGCGAATTCGACCTGCCCTCCTACCACGCCTGGCAGCAGCGCCCGGCCGAGCAGCGCTTCGCCGACATCATGAACTGGTTCACGCCGCTCTCGCCCCTGTTCGACGCGCTGCGCCTCGTGCTGCGCCTGCTCCGCGATTCGGGCGCGCCAAAGAAGATGATCGCATCTGCCGGGAGCTACCAGCAGATGCTGCAGGGGAAGGTGTACCAGATGCTGCGCCTGACCGTGGATGAAACCCTGGGCGCGATTCCCGAGATATCGGCCAACAAGTATATGCTGTGGGTGCGCTTCACCAGCCAGGCGGCAGACCTGAAGCCCAAGCCGCTGGAAGAAGACGTGCCCTTCGAACTGACCCTCTGTAATTTCTGA
- the yacG gene encoding DNA gyrase inhibitor YacG, with amino-acid sequence MPTVVECPTCSRKVEWSEKNKYRPFCSERCKQIDLGAWAEEKYTIPGAAPADPLDDDKQSH; translated from the coding sequence ATGCCCACCGTAGTCGAATGCCCCACCTGCTCCAGGAAAGTGGAATGGAGCGAAAAGAACAAGTACCGCCCCTTCTGCTCCGAGCGCTGCAAGCAGATCGACCTGGGCGCCTGGGCCGAAGAAAAGTACACCATTCCCGGCGCCGCTCCCGCCGATCCGCTGGACGACGACAAGCAATCCCACTGA
- a CDS encoding Hpt domain-containing protein gives MPAYRFIDPTVLMTAVGGDVGAFRQLSEVFLSIAPDAYERLRHALQQRDMPAIVQSSHALKGSTMLVGAIELTAQLQKLESGARSGELDGVDLASAGIAPQFDGVMAEVGASIAEPPPGDA, from the coding sequence ATGCCCGCTTACCGTTTTATCGATCCAACCGTACTGATGACGGCAGTGGGCGGCGACGTAGGCGCTTTCCGCCAGCTCTCCGAAGTCTTCCTCAGCATTGCTCCCGATGCCTATGAGCGGCTGCGCCACGCCTTGCAGCAGCGCGACATGCCCGCCATCGTCCAGTCCAGCCACGCACTGAAGGGCAGCACCATGCTCGTCGGCGCCATCGAACTCACGGCCCAGCTGCAGAAGCTGGAAAGCGGCGCGCGCAGCGGCGAACTCGATGGCGTCGATCTCGCCAGCGCGGGCATCGCGCCCCAGTTCGACGGGGTGATGGCCGAAGTCGGCGCCAGCATCGCCGAGCCTCCGCCCGGCGACGCCTGA
- a CDS encoding ATP-binding protein, whose protein sequence is MATLEEFLGRAEAVLARVEALLPPATPAPDWNAAFAFRWRKRAGGQGWMQPVAHPSRIALDDLHNIANQKQQIEQNTRQFVQGKPANNVLLTGARGTGKSSLIKACLNQFADQGLRLIEVDKADLADLGDIIDLVAGRPERFVVFCDDLSFEEGESGYKALKVALDGSVTAQSDNVLIYATSNRRHLLPERMSDNASYRHDEDGDLHPGETVEEKISLSERFGLWLSFYPFKQDDYLDIVGHWLASFGCTAQQIEEARGDALRWALQRGSRSGRVAWQFARDYAGKL, encoded by the coding sequence ATGGCGACACTGGAAGAGTTCCTTGGCCGCGCCGAGGCCGTGCTGGCGCGCGTGGAGGCGCTGCTGCCGCCTGCTACGCCAGCTCCGGACTGGAACGCCGCCTTCGCCTTCCGCTGGCGCAAGCGCGCGGGCGGGCAGGGCTGGATGCAGCCGGTCGCCCATCCCTCGCGCATCGCGCTGGACGACCTCCACAACATCGCGAACCAGAAGCAGCAGATCGAGCAGAACACGCGCCAGTTCGTGCAGGGCAAGCCCGCGAACAATGTGCTGCTGACGGGCGCGCGCGGCACCGGGAAGTCTTCCCTTATCAAGGCCTGCCTGAACCAGTTCGCGGACCAGGGCCTGCGCCTGATCGAGGTGGACAAGGCCGACCTCGCGGACCTGGGCGACATCATCGACCTGGTGGCGGGCCGCCCTGAACGCTTCGTGGTGTTCTGCGACGATCTCTCCTTCGAAGAGGGCGAGAGCGGCTACAAGGCGCTCAAGGTTGCCCTGGACGGCTCGGTCACTGCGCAGTCGGACAATGTGCTGATCTACGCCACCTCCAACCGCCGCCACCTGCTGCCGGAGCGCATGTCGGACAACGCGAGCTACCGGCACGACGAGGACGGCGACCTGCATCCAGGCGAAACGGTGGAGGAGAAGATCTCCCTGTCCGAGCGCTTCGGCCTGTGGCTGTCCTTCTACCCCTTCAAGCAGGACGATTATCTGGATATCGTTGGCCACTGGCTGGCCAGTTTCGGCTGCACGGCGCAGCAGATCGAGGAAGCGCGCGGCGACGCGCTGCGCTGGGCCCTGCAGCGCGGTTCGCGCTCCGGCCGCGTGGCCTGGCAGTTCGCGCGCGATTACGCAGGAAAGCTATGA
- the coaE gene encoding dephospho-CoA kinase (Dephospho-CoA kinase (CoaE) performs the final step in coenzyme A biosynthesis.), giving the protein MERFTVGLTGGIGSGKSLVSRMFAARGASIVDTDQIARALTAPHGAAMPAVLAEFGAQFEDADGALDRAKMRELVFSDPDAKRRLEAILHPMIRDAVLAEAVIATGAYVIFDVPLLVESGTWKSRVSRVLVVDCPEELQVSRVMARNGLSEEQVKAIMAAQAPRAVRLAAADDIVLNDGQIAGLEPQIDRLHEFYLAFSQGGQTIDTQRL; this is encoded by the coding sequence ATGGAACGCTTCACGGTCGGCCTGACGGGAGGCATAGGCAGCGGCAAGAGCCTGGTGTCCCGCATGTTTGCCGCCCGCGGCGCCAGCATCGTCGACACCGACCAGATCGCCCGCGCCCTCACCGCGCCCCATGGCGCCGCCATGCCCGCCGTGCTGGCCGAATTCGGCGCCCAGTTCGAGGATGCAGACGGCGCCCTGGACCGGGCGAAGATGCGCGAGCTGGTGTTCAGCGATCCGGACGCCAAGCGCCGCCTGGAAGCCATTCTCCACCCCATGATCCGCGATGCCGTGCTGGCCGAAGCCGTCATCGCCACCGGCGCCTATGTCATCTTCGACGTGCCCCTGCTGGTGGAATCGGGCACCTGGAAGTCGCGCGTGAGCCGCGTGCTGGTGGTCGATTGCCCGGAAGAGCTGCAGGTAAGCCGGGTGATGGCCCGCAATGGCTTATCAGAAGAACAAGTGAAGGCCATCATGGCCGCCCAGGCGCCGCGCGCCGTGCGGCTGGCGGCAGCCGACGATATTGTGCTCAACGACGGCCAAATTGCCGGTCTGGAGCCCCAAATCGACCGTTTGCACGAGTTTTACCTGGCCTTTTCCCAAGGGGGGCAGACAATAGACACGCAACGTTTGTAA
- the argJ gene encoding bifunctional glutamate N-acetyltransferase/amino-acid acetyltransferase ArgJ: protein MAVNSPIPVAADLKPVAGIEIGYAEAGIKKPNRKDVLVMRLADGATVSGVFTLNRFCAAPVQISKDNLAKAKSGGKAIRALVVNTGNANAGTGEDGLARAQATCAALAQELGCDAQQILPFSTGVILEPLPVEKIKAGLPAAVKNLKADNWFNAAEAIMTTDTQPKAGSRTVDVAGHKVTLTGISKGAGMIKPNMATMLGYLAFDAKVAQPVLDVLVKEAADKSFNCITIDGDTSTNDSFMLIATGAGTLEVNSVDSPEYKALAAAVTELSVFLAQAIVRDGEGATKFITISVEDGANVEECRKIAYSIGHSPLVKTAFFASDPNLGRILAAIGYAGVDDLDVSKINLWLDDVWVAKNGGRNPDYKEEDGQRVMKQSEITVRVKLARGAAASTVYTCDLSHDYVSINADYRS from the coding sequence ATGGCCGTCAATTCCCCCATCCCTGTCGCTGCTGATCTGAAACCTGTTGCCGGTATCGAGATCGGCTATGCCGAAGCCGGCATCAAGAAGCCGAACCGCAAGGATGTGCTGGTGATGCGCTTGGCCGATGGCGCAACCGTGTCCGGCGTCTTCACGCTGAACCGCTTCTGCGCCGCACCCGTGCAGATCTCGAAGGACAATCTGGCCAAGGCAAAATCGGGCGGCAAGGCCATCCGCGCGCTGGTGGTCAATACCGGCAACGCCAACGCGGGCACGGGCGAAGACGGCCTGGCGCGCGCCCAGGCCACCTGCGCGGCCCTGGCCCAGGAGCTGGGCTGCGACGCGCAGCAAATCCTGCCTTTCTCCACGGGCGTGATCCTGGAACCTCTGCCGGTCGAGAAGATCAAGGCTGGCCTGCCCGCCGCCGTGAAGAACCTGAAGGCGGACAACTGGTTCAATGCCGCGGAAGCCATCATGACCACGGACACGCAGCCGAAAGCCGGTTCGCGCACCGTGGACGTGGCAGGCCACAAGGTCACGCTCACCGGCATCAGCAAGGGCGCGGGCATGATCAAGCCGAACATGGCCACCATGCTGGGCTACCTGGCCTTCGACGCGAAAGTGGCGCAGCCCGTGCTGGACGTGCTGGTGAAGGAAGCGGCCGACAAGTCCTTCAACTGCATCACCATCGATGGCGACACCTCGACCAACGATTCCTTCATGCTCATCGCCACCGGCGCGGGCACGCTGGAAGTGAACTCGGTGGATTCGCCCGAATACAAGGCGCTGGCGGCGGCAGTGACGGAGCTGTCGGTCTTCCTGGCCCAGGCCATCGTGCGCGACGGCGAAGGCGCCACCAAGTTCATCACCATCAGCGTGGAAGACGGCGCGAACGTGGAGGAGTGCCGCAAGATCGCCTATTCCATCGGCCATTCGCCGCTGGTTAAGACGGCCTTCTTTGCCTCCGACCCGAACCTGGGCCGCATCCTGGCCGCCATCGGCTATGCGGGTGTGGACGACCTGGATGTCAGCAAGATCAACCTGTGGCTGGACGATGTGTGGGTCGCCAAAAACGGCGGCCGCAATCCGGACTACAAGGAGGAAGACGGCCAGCGCGTCATGAAGCAGAGCGAGATCACAGTGCGCGTGAAGCTGGCGCGCGGCGCGGCGGCTTCCACGGTGTACACCTGCGACCTGTCCCACGACTACGTGTCCATCAACGCCGACTACCGTTCCTGA
- a CDS encoding prepilin peptidase translates to MQEALMLFAPPATTGATVIAAIFGLLIGSFLNVVIYRMPKMMQRESDNYVASESGQPLPHTDRFNLVVPRSACPHCGHQITALENIPVLSWLVLRGKCSHCKAPIPARYPIIEALTALVSGLLVWTFGSGYAGMATLLFAYLLIAMTFIDADTQLLPDDLTYPLLWAGLLMNLNGTFVPLQDAVIGAAAGYLVLWSIYWLFKLLTGKEGMGYGDFKLLAALGAWLGWLMLPTIILLSSLVGAIVGIGLIVFAKRGRNNPIPFGPYLAAAGLIALLYGGPISAFTRGLLG, encoded by the coding sequence ATGCAAGAAGCGTTAATGCTGTTCGCGCCGCCCGCCACGACGGGCGCCACCGTCATCGCCGCCATTTTCGGCCTTCTGATCGGCAGTTTCCTGAATGTGGTCATTTACCGCATGCCGAAGATGATGCAGCGGGAGTCCGACAACTACGTCGCCTCCGAATCCGGCCAGCCGCTGCCCCACACGGACCGTTTCAACCTCGTGGTGCCGCGTTCGGCCTGCCCCCATTGCGGGCACCAGATCACGGCGCTGGAGAACATTCCGGTCCTGAGCTGGCTGGTCCTGCGCGGCAAGTGCAGTCACTGCAAGGCGCCGATCCCGGCCCGCTACCCCATCATCGAAGCGCTGACAGCCCTCGTCTCCGGCCTGCTGGTGTGGACCTTCGGCAGCGGCTACGCAGGCATGGCGACCCTGCTGTTCGCCTACCTGCTTATCGCCATGACCTTCATCGACGCCGACACCCAACTGCTGCCGGACGATCTCACCTATCCGCTCCTGTGGGCCGGCCTGCTGATGAACCTGAACGGCACCTTCGTGCCCCTGCAGGATGCCGTGATCGGCGCCGCTGCGGGCTACCTGGTGCTGTGGTCCATCTACTGGCTGTTCAAGCTCCTCACCGGCAAGGAGGGCATGGGCTACGGCGACTTCAAGCTGCTGGCGGCCCTGGGCGCCTGGCTGGGCTGGCTCATGCTGCCGACGATCATCCTGCTCTCCTCCCTGGTGGGCGCCATCGTGGGCATCGGCCTGATCGTGTTCGCCAAGCGCGGGCGCAACAACCCCATCCCCTTCGGCCCTTATCTTGCCGCGGCGGGGCTGATCGCCCTGCTCTACGGCGGGCCGATCTCCGCCTTCACCCGCGGGCTGCTCGGCTAA
- a CDS encoding helix-turn-helix domain containing protein produces the protein MKMHKDSRNSFDCDANALLDALLQRYGLKNDAALCRVLDVQPCLMSKIRHGKQRISADMMLRIHEVFDLPIAEMRSLMRTEQFYPRLRPMPVVRCTTTQ, from the coding sequence ATGAAAATGCACAAGGACAGCCGTAATTCATTCGACTGCGACGCCAATGCCCTGCTGGACGCCCTGCTGCAGCGCTACGGCCTGAAAAATGATGCCGCCCTGTGCCGGGTGCTGGATGTGCAGCCCTGCCTGATGAGCAAGATCCGCCATGGCAAGCAGCGCATCAGCGCCGACATGATGCTGCGGATCCACGAAGTATTTGACCTGCCGATCGCCGAGATGCGCTCGCTGATGCGTACCGAGCAGTTCTACCCCCGCCTGCGCCCGATGCCGGTGGTGAGGTGCACCACGACGCAGTAG
- a CDS encoding response regulator — translation MKTSNSPSDEVCTTQKAAEMLGISVTSVQQLVEAGVIEAWKTKGGHRRIPLAAIHAYKASSGAQGQGGAAAEPGEPSVLIIEDNPMQRALYERNLAQWGLPLNVRLCDNGYQALIEISRYRPDILLADIVMEGMDGYEVIKTILGYPELADIHIAILSSMSLQDLEKRGGIPPGVVFFQKPVNPDELRGYLRACIAQKLRN, via the coding sequence ATGAAAACAAGCAACTCTCCCTCCGACGAAGTCTGCACGACCCAGAAAGCGGCCGAGATGCTCGGCATTTCGGTCACCTCCGTCCAGCAACTGGTCGAGGCTGGCGTGATCGAGGCGTGGAAGACCAAGGGCGGCCATCGCCGCATTCCCCTGGCGGCCATTCACGCCTATAAAGCGTCCAGCGGCGCCCAGGGCCAGGGTGGCGCAGCTGCCGAGCCGGGCGAGCCTTCGGTGCTGATCATCGAAGACAACCCCATGCAGCGCGCCCTGTACGAGCGCAACCTGGCGCAGTGGGGCCTGCCCCTGAACGTGCGCCTGTGCGACAACGGCTACCAGGCGCTGATCGAGATTTCGCGCTACCGGCCCGATATCCTGCTGGCCGATATCGTGATGGAAGGCATGGACGGCTACGAGGTCATCAAGACCATCCTGGGCTACCCCGAGCTGGCGGATATTCACATCGCCATCCTCTCCAGCATGTCGCTGCAGGACCTGGAGAAGCGCGGCGGCATCCCGCCCGGCGTGGTGTTCTTCCAGAAACCGGTGAATCCGGACGAACTGCGCGGCTATCTGCGCGCCTGCATTGCACAAAAACTACGCAATTAA